In Vidua chalybeata isolate OUT-0048 chromosome 5, bVidCha1 merged haplotype, whole genome shotgun sequence, one genomic interval encodes:
- the KCNMB4 gene encoding calcium-activated potassium channel subunit beta-4: MARSRAAYEYTEAEDKSMRLGFLLIAAGLLSLLGLGCCWLRPALQERGGGGSANCTVLAVRQLGERFACTFSCGAACRGTARYPCLQVLVRTSRSPAPALLHEDERQLRTNPKCSYIPPCARDDQENSENVTYKQKYWKEKVGSQPFTCYFNQHLRPDDVMLKRTHDETVLLHCFLWPVVTFLVGVLIVVLTICAKSLAIRAEAIKKKKHL, translated from the exons ATGGCGAGGAGCCGGGCGGCTTACGAGTACACGGAGGCGGAGGACAAGAGCATGCGGCTGGGTTTCCTCCTCATCGCCGCCGGCTTACTTTCCCtcttgggtttgggttgttGCTGGCTTCGCCCGGCGCTGCAggagcggggcggcggcggctccgccaACTGCACGGTGCTGGCGGTGCGGCAGCTGGGGGAGCGCTTCGCCTGCACCTTCTCCTGCGGGGCCGCCTGCCGCGGCACCGCCCGCTACCCCTGCCTCCAGGTGCTGGTCCGCACTTCCCGCTCCCCCGCACCCGCCCTGCTCCATGAGGACGAGCGGCAGCTGCGCACCAACCCCAAG TGCTCATACATCCCTCCCTGTGCAAGAGATGATCAGGAGAACTCTGAGAACGTCACGTACAAGCAGAAATACTGGAAAGAGAAAGTGGGTTCTCAACCATTTACGTGCTATTTTAaccagcacttgag GCCGGATGATGTGATGCTGAAGCGCACCCATGATGAGACTGTTCTCTTGCACTGCTTCCTCTGGCCCGTGGTGACTTTCCTGGTTGGAGTCCTCATTGTGGTCCTGACCATCTGTGCCAAGAGCTTGGCTATCAGGGCAGAggcaataaaaaagaagaagcatTTGTGA